In Oryza brachyantha chromosome 2, ObraRS2, whole genome shotgun sequence, a single window of DNA contains:
- the LOC102716008 gene encoding 26S proteasome regulatory subunit 6B homolog — MSTAATAPPPAAALPAAPPPSYPATSAPSASASAAEDDDDLYGRLKSLQRHMEFVEIQEEYVKDEQKNLKRELLRAQEEVKRIQSVPLVIGQFMEMVDGNNGIVGSTTGSNYYVRILSTINRELLKPSASVALHRHSNALVDVLPPEADSSISLLGSSEKPNVTYTDIGGCDIQKQEIREAVELPLTHHELYKQIGIDPPRGVLLYGPPGTGKTMLAKAVAHHTTAAFIRVVGSEFVQKYLGEGPRMVRDVFRLAKENAPAIIFIDEVDAIATARFDAQTGADREVQRILMELLNQMDGFDQTVNVKVIMATNRADTLDPALLRPGRLDRKIEFPLPDRRQKRLVFQVCTAKMNLSDEVDLEDYVSRPDKISAADIAAICQEAGMHAVRKNRYVILPKDFEKGYRTNVKKPETDFDFYK; from the exons ATGtcgaccgccgccaccgccccgccgcctgccgcggcCCTCCCGGCAGCTCCCCCGCCGTCCTACCCCGCCACCTCCGCGCCCTccgcttccgcctccgccgccgaggacgacgacgacctctaTGGCCGCCTCAAGTCGCTCCAACGCCACATGGAGTTCGTCGAGATACAGGAGGAGTACGTCAAGGACGAGCAGAAGAACCTCAAGCGCGAGCTGCTGCGCGCGCAGGAGGAGGTCAAGCGGATCCAGTCCGTGCCGCTCGTGATCGGCCAGTTCATGGAGATGGTCGACGGCAACAACGGAATCGTGGGATCCACCACCGGGAGCAACTACTACGTGCGGATCCTGAGCACCATCAACCGCGAGCTGCTCAAGCCGTCGGCGTCCGTCGCGCTGCACCGCCACTCGAATGCGCTCGTCGACGTGCTGCCGCCCGAGGCGGACTCCAGCATCTCTCTGCTTGGGTCGTCGGAGAAGCCCAACGTCACTTATACG GATATTGGAGGATGCGACATTCAAAAACAAGAAATCCGGGAGGCTGTTGAATTACCATTGACACATCATGAGCTTTACAAACAGATTGGTATTGATCCTCCAAGAGGTGTGCTTCTGTATGGCCCACCTGGTACTGGCAAAACTATGCTCGCCAAAGCTGTGGCACACCACACTACTGCTGCGTTTATCAGAGTTGTTGGTTCAGAGTTTGTGCAGAAGTACCTGGGTGAG GGCCCTAGGATGGTTCGAGACGTATTCCGTTTGGCTAAGGAGAATGCCCCAGCTATCATATTCATTGATGAGGTTGATGCTATAGCGACTGCTCGTTTTGATGCTCAGACTGGTGCTGACCGAGAAGTTCAACGTATTCTTATGGAACTACTCAATCAG ATGGATGGATTTGACCAAACGGTGAATGTGAAGGTTATAATGGCAACCAACCGGGCGGACACCCTAGATCCTGCTTTGTTACGTCCAGGTAGATTGGACAGGAAAATCGAGTTCCCTCTTCCTGATCGCCGGCAAAAGAGGCTTGTTTTCCAA GTTTGTACTGCTAAAATGAACTTGAGTGATGAGGTTGATTTGGAAGATTATGTTTCCAGACCAGATAAAATTAGTGCCGCTGAT atTGCTGCTATCTGTCAGGAAGCTGGTATGCATGCCGTGCGTAAAAACCGGTATGTTATCCTTCCCAAGGACTTCGAGAAGGGTTACCGAACCAATGTCAAGAAGCCTGAGACTGACTTTGACTTCTACAAATGA